The following proteins come from a genomic window of Kitasatospora sp. NBC_01246:
- a CDS encoding ATP-binding protein: MTDVLRQHAEDAFAAELAALAAQDDRPRPERWKLSPWAVATYLLGGELPDGTVVTPKYIGPRRIVEVAVTTLATDRALLLLGVPGTAKTWVSEHLAAAISGDSTLLVQGTAGTPEEAVRYGWNYAQLLTNGPSRAALVPSPLMRAMADGKIARVEELTRIPADVQDSLITILSEKTLPIPELGGETQAVRGFNLIATANDRDRGVNELSSALRRRFNTVVLPLPGSLEEEVDIVTRRVDQLGRSLELAPLPGGAEEIRRVVTVFRELRAGLTVDGRTKVKTPSGTLSTAEAISVVTNGLALATHFGDGVLRAGDVTAGILGAVVRDPVADQVVWREYVEGVLRERDGWKDFYRAARENAR, from the coding sequence ATGACCGACGTTCTGCGGCAGCACGCGGAGGACGCCTTCGCGGCGGAACTGGCCGCGCTGGCCGCGCAGGACGACCGCCCGCGTCCCGAGCGCTGGAAGCTCTCGCCGTGGGCCGTCGCCACCTATCTGCTCGGTGGCGAGCTGCCGGACGGCACCGTGGTCACCCCCAAGTACATCGGCCCGCGGCGGATCGTCGAGGTCGCCGTGACGACGCTGGCCACGGACCGGGCGCTGCTGCTGCTCGGCGTGCCCGGCACCGCGAAGACCTGGGTGTCGGAGCACCTCGCGGCGGCGATCAGCGGCGATTCGACCCTGCTGGTGCAGGGGACGGCCGGTACGCCGGAGGAGGCCGTCCGGTACGGCTGGAACTACGCCCAGCTGCTGACCAACGGTCCGAGCCGGGCGGCGCTGGTGCCCTCGCCGCTGATGCGGGCGATGGCGGACGGGAAGATCGCCCGGGTCGAGGAGCTGACCCGGATCCCGGCGGACGTCCAGGACAGTCTGATCACCATCCTGTCGGAGAAGACGCTGCCGATACCGGAGCTGGGCGGCGAGACGCAGGCCGTGCGCGGGTTCAACCTGATCGCCACGGCGAACGACCGGGACCGCGGCGTCAACGAGCTGTCGAGCGCCCTGCGCCGACGGTTCAACACCGTGGTGCTGCCGCTCCCCGGCTCGCTGGAGGAGGAGGTGGACATCGTCACCCGGCGGGTCGACCAGCTCGGCCGCTCGCTGGAGCTCGCCCCACTGCCCGGTGGAGCCGAGGAGATCAGGCGGGTGGTGACGGTCTTCCGGGAGCTGCGGGCCGGCCTCACGGTGGACGGCCGGACGAAGGTGAAGACGCCGAGCGGCACGCTGTCGACGGCCGAGGCCATCTCGGTGGTGACCAACGGTCTGGCGCTGGCCACCCACTTCGGGGACGGCGTGCTGCGGGCCGGCGACGTCACGGCCGGCATCCTCGGCGCCGTCGTCCGGGATCCGGTGGCGGACCAGGTGGTCTGGCGCGAGTACGTCGAGGGCGTGCTGCGCGAGCGGGACGGCTGGAAGGACTTCTACCGCGCCGCCCGGGAGAACGCCCGCTGA
- a CDS encoding DUF5691 domain-containing protein yields the protein MPPTAPTPTDPWESLHTTALLGTDRRPLPPPAAGDSAAHLAVDRTDPATALLELAALETVRRRAGARPAPAGEAVTALLAAPAPEDHRPELPTPAARRLTLLLGSRGAGSPGTLANLTELLPQWLATARARGFRPPAAAVPALLDAARGRTELRPDAVALAGPLGRWLAARNADWRFVLRTTTDAPGGPDGPDGPDGPDGAAAAAPGDHHLWHEGLFAERVTHLTALRRSDPAAGLALLVSTWPTERAEDRLLFLDALQDGLSLADEPFLEAALGDRSKNVRATAAELLSTLPGSTLAHRMAERARAAVRLSERGTHLLVTPPTECDTAMQRDGIPLKSPTGRGERAWWFGEVIAATPLSLWPESTGLTPGRLLGLRVGDSLDESDSSWADDLREAWARAAVRQQDADWARALLGPAPAPAPGSRGGRAARAPRSTGAPAKLLAVLPPTERAVWTAAFIEVHGLGEAFQLLGACAAPWSPPLSTAVVAALARAAASGAYPWSHSGVLGMTERALSPATATAVEELAAEAAPAGAWAETFSRLAGTLRFREAMLAELGA from the coding sequence GTGCCGCCCACCGCCCCGACCCCGACCGACCCCTGGGAGTCCCTCCACACCACCGCCCTCCTCGGCACCGACCGCCGCCCCCTGCCGCCCCCGGCCGCCGGTGACTCCGCCGCCCACCTGGCCGTCGACCGCACCGACCCGGCCACCGCCCTGCTCGAACTCGCCGCCCTGGAGACCGTCCGCCGCCGCGCCGGAGCCCGCCCGGCCCCCGCCGGCGAGGCCGTCACCGCCCTGCTTGCCGCCCCCGCCCCCGAGGACCACCGGCCCGAACTGCCCACCCCCGCGGCCCGCCGGCTCACCCTCCTGCTCGGCAGCCGGGGCGCCGGATCTCCCGGCACCCTCGCCAATCTCACCGAACTGCTCCCGCAGTGGCTCGCCACCGCCCGCGCCCGGGGCTTCCGCCCACCCGCCGCCGCCGTACCGGCCCTGCTGGACGCCGCCCGCGGCCGGACCGAGCTGCGCCCCGACGCCGTGGCGCTGGCCGGCCCCCTGGGCCGCTGGCTCGCCGCCCGGAACGCCGACTGGCGCTTCGTCCTCCGCACCACCACGGACGCGCCCGGCGGACCGGACGGACCCGACGGACCGGACGGACCCGACGGAGCGGCGGCCGCCGCTCCCGGGGACCACCACCTCTGGCACGAGGGGCTCTTCGCCGAGCGCGTCACCCATCTGACCGCACTGCGCCGGAGCGACCCGGCCGCCGGCCTCGCCCTGCTGGTGAGCACCTGGCCCACCGAGCGCGCCGAGGACCGGCTGCTCTTCCTGGACGCCCTCCAGGACGGCCTGTCGCTCGCCGACGAGCCCTTCCTCGAAGCCGCGTTGGGCGATCGCAGCAAGAACGTCCGGGCCACCGCCGCCGAGTTGCTCTCCACCCTCCCCGGCTCCACGCTCGCCCACCGGATGGCCGAGCGCGCCCGGGCCGCCGTCCGCCTCTCCGAGCGCGGCACGCACCTGCTCGTCACCCCGCCCACCGAGTGCGACACCGCGATGCAGCGCGACGGCATACCACTCAAGTCGCCCACCGGGCGCGGCGAGCGGGCCTGGTGGTTCGGCGAGGTGATCGCCGCCACGCCGCTCTCGCTGTGGCCGGAGTCCACCGGTCTGACGCCGGGCCGGCTGCTCGGGCTCCGGGTGGGCGACAGCCTCGACGAGAGCGACAGCAGCTGGGCCGACGACCTGCGCGAGGCCTGGGCCAGGGCCGCCGTCCGCCAGCAGGACGCCGACTGGGCACGGGCGTTGCTGGGCCCCGCCCCGGCCCCCGCACCGGGGTCCCGCGGCGGCCGCGCCGCCCGTGCCCCCCGGAGCACCGGAGCCCCCGCCAAGCTGCTCGCCGTCCTCCCGCCCACCGAACGCGCCGTCTGGACGGCCGCGTTCATCGAGGTGCACGGCCTCGGCGAGGCCTTCCAACTGCTCGGGGCCTGCGCGGCTCCGTGGTCCCCGCCGCTGTCCACCGCCGTCGTCGCGGCGCTCGCCCGGGCGGCCGCCTCCGGGGCGTACCCGTGGAGCCACAGCGGGGTGCTCGGCATGACGGAGCGCGCGCTCTCCCCCGCAACGGCCACCGCCGTCGAGGAGTTGGCCGCCGAGGCGGCGCCCGCCGGCGCCTGGGCCGAGACCTTCTCCCGGCTGGCCGGCACCCTGCGCTTCCGGGAGGCGATGCTCGCCGAACTCGGCGCCTGA
- a CDS encoding SWIM zinc finger family protein, giving the protein MEERWSTEHVLSLAPDASSQKAAGKLSSPAPWSATGTDGAALWGECRGSGRTPYRTAVELATPAYSCTCPSRKFPCKHALGLLLLWSGTPEAVPAGEPSDWASDWLAERRDRAERRATGATAAADPAAALRRAEKRHARVAAGAGELRLRLADRVRHGLADPSAAGPWEEVAARMVDAQAPGLATRVRELDAVTGPDLLEEYAMLHLLATAATRIDDLPAPLAATVRARVGYTTDAAEVLAGPTVRDRWYVLGSRTSPLDGAADERLTTRRLWLRGAKTGRAALLLAFGRPGRAPDLALPTGHLLEAELAFHPGARPLRAALGTRYDAPGQGPAAPPPGLTPAEAVAAYGDAVADDPWLDAWPAVLTGVVPVLTPDGWQLTDGRHTLPIHRGATPEAALWRLAAVSTGRPLTVFGEQGHHGFAPVTAWGADHRPIDLTTG; this is encoded by the coding sequence ATGGAGGAACGCTGGAGCACCGAACACGTCCTGTCCCTGGCACCCGACGCGAGCTCGCAGAAGGCCGCGGGCAAGCTCTCCTCGCCCGCGCCCTGGTCGGCCACGGGCACCGACGGCGCCGCGCTCTGGGGCGAGTGCAGGGGCAGCGGCCGGACGCCCTACCGCACCGCCGTCGAGCTGGCCACGCCCGCCTACTCGTGCACCTGCCCGAGCCGGAAGTTCCCCTGCAAGCACGCGCTCGGGCTGCTGCTGCTCTGGAGCGGCACCCCCGAGGCCGTCCCGGCCGGCGAGCCTTCCGACTGGGCGTCCGACTGGCTGGCCGAGCGCCGCGACCGCGCCGAGCGGCGGGCGACCGGCGCCACCGCCGCGGCCGACCCGGCCGCCGCCCTCCGCCGGGCCGAGAAGCGCCACGCCCGGGTGGCCGCCGGCGCCGGTGAGCTGCGTCTGCGGCTGGCCGACCGGGTCCGCCACGGCCTCGCGGACCCGTCCGCCGCCGGCCCCTGGGAGGAGGTCGCCGCCCGGATGGTCGACGCCCAGGCCCCCGGCCTCGCCACCCGCGTCCGCGAACTCGACGCCGTCACCGGGCCCGACCTCCTGGAGGAGTACGCCATGCTCCATCTGCTCGCCACCGCCGCCACCCGGATCGACGACCTGCCCGCCCCGCTGGCCGCCACCGTCCGGGCCCGGGTCGGCTACACCACCGACGCCGCCGAGGTACTGGCCGGCCCCACCGTCCGCGACCGCTGGTACGTCCTCGGCAGCCGCACCTCCCCGCTGGACGGCGCAGCGGACGAACGCCTCACCACCCGCCGGCTCTGGCTGCGCGGCGCGAAGACCGGCCGGGCCGCCCTGCTCCTCGCCTTCGGCCGCCCCGGCCGGGCCCCCGACCTCGCCCTCCCCACCGGCCACCTGCTGGAGGCCGAACTCGCCTTCCACCCCGGGGCCCGCCCCCTGCGCGCCGCCCTCGGCACCCGCTACGACGCCCCCGGCCAGGGCCCCGCCGCCCCGCCGCCCGGGCTCACCCCCGCCGAAGCGGTCGCCGCCTACGGCGACGCCGTCGCGGACGATCCCTGGCTCGACGCCTGGCCGGCCGTCCTGACCGGCGTCGTCCCGGTCCTCACCCCCGACGGCTGGCAGCTCACCGACGGCCGGCACACGCTCCCGATCCACCGTGGTGCCACCCCCGAAGCGGCCCTCTGGCGCCTCGCGGCCGTCTCCACCGGCCGCCCCCTCACCGTCTTCGGCGAGCAGGGCCACCACGGTTTCGCCCCGGTCACCGCCTGGGGCGCGGACCACCGCCCGATCGACCTCACCACCGGGTAG
- a CDS encoding VWA domain-containing protein produces MAEATTPAAPVTLAAEERLRRWRLVLGGEADGTGSALRGRDAAMDGALAALYRGTPQEGRAGRSGRRTAGLGGSAPQVARWLGDIREYFPTSVVQLMQQDAITRLGLDRLLLEPEMLEAVEPDVHLVATLLSLKHALPETTRESARAVVGKVVAELERRLADRTRATLGGALDRSARVNRPRHRDIDWDRTIRANLKNYLPEHGTVVPERLVGYARAQRAVKKDVILCVDQSGSMAPSVVHSAVFGAVLASMRTLDTRLVVFDTSVVDLTEQLGDPVDVLFATQLGGGTDINRALAYCQSRITRPSETVVVLISDLYEGGIRNEMLKRVAAMKAAGVQFVALLALSDEGAPAYDHAHAAALATLGAPAFACTPDAFPDVMAAAIEKRPIPVPPQGG; encoded by the coding sequence ATGGCAGAGGCCACCACCCCCGCCGCTCCCGTCACCCTCGCCGCCGAGGAGCGGCTGCGCCGCTGGCGGCTGGTGCTCGGCGGCGAGGCGGACGGCACCGGCAGCGCGCTGCGCGGCCGGGACGCCGCGATGGACGGCGCGCTCGCCGCGCTGTACCGGGGCACGCCGCAGGAAGGCCGGGCCGGGCGGTCCGGCCGGCGCACCGCGGGGCTGGGCGGTTCGGCGCCGCAGGTGGCCCGGTGGCTCGGGGACATCCGCGAGTACTTCCCCACCAGCGTCGTCCAGCTGATGCAGCAGGACGCCATCACCCGCCTCGGCCTGGACCGCCTGCTGCTGGAGCCGGAGATGCTGGAGGCCGTCGAGCCCGACGTCCACCTGGTCGCCACCCTGCTCTCGTTGAAGCACGCGCTGCCCGAGACCACCCGGGAGAGCGCCCGTGCGGTGGTCGGCAAGGTGGTCGCGGAGCTGGAGCGCCGGCTCGCCGACCGCACCCGGGCCACCCTGGGCGGCGCGCTGGACCGCAGCGCCCGGGTGAACCGCCCGCGCCACCGCGACATCGACTGGGACCGCACCATCCGGGCCAACCTGAAGAACTACCTGCCCGAGCACGGCACCGTCGTCCCCGAGCGGCTGGTCGGCTACGCCCGGGCGCAGCGCGCGGTGAAGAAGGACGTCATCCTCTGCGTCGACCAGTCCGGCTCGATGGCCCCCTCGGTGGTGCACTCGGCGGTGTTCGGCGCGGTGCTGGCCTCGATGAGGACGCTGGACACCCGGCTGGTGGTCTTCGACACCTCGGTGGTCGACCTCACCGAGCAGCTCGGCGACCCGGTGGACGTCCTGTTCGCGACCCAGCTCGGCGGCGGCACCGACATCAACCGCGCGCTGGCCTACTGCCAGTCGAGGATCACCCGCCCGTCCGAGACCGTCGTGGTGCTGATCAGCGACCTCTACGAGGGCGGCATCCGGAACGAGATGCTCAAGCGGGTGGCGGCGATGAAGGCGGCCGGCGTCCAGTTCGTCGCGCTGCTCGCGCTCTCCGACGAAGGGGCGCCCGCGTACGACCACGCGCACGCGGCCGCCCTGGCCACGCTCGGCGCCCCCGCGTTCGCCTGCACGCCGGACGCGTTCCCGGACGTCATGGCGGCGGCGATCGAGAAGCGGCCGATCCCCGTCCCGCCGC
- a CDS encoding M23 family metallopeptidase translates to MAPDAAARPTRAELRVAAREQSRAQRRGAAKAATRTALLRVALPSMAALGVAGAAAATVQGEADQQRAQAAGRAPEQAAEAPDTAPARAAAQQVLAAGEADQASRGDARAPLSGTQPAGPAGGTALAAPAPAPEPELPKVVLPVAQRGLGEMFGASGTHWAARHTGIDFPVDGGTQVMAVTDGVIRTQWNPSYGYMSILKMADGTEAWYCHLRSYKIRKGTVKAGDVIAFVGSSGNSTGPHLHFEIRPAGGGAPVDPLPWFLAQGVDPR, encoded by the coding sequence ATGGCTCCCGACGCAGCCGCCCGCCCGACCCGTGCGGAGCTGCGGGTGGCCGCCCGCGAGCAGTCGCGCGCCCAGCGCCGCGGCGCCGCCAAGGCCGCCACCCGGACCGCTCTGCTGCGCGTCGCGCTGCCGTCGATGGCCGCCCTCGGAGTGGCCGGGGCAGCCGCCGCGACCGTCCAGGGCGAGGCCGACCAGCAGCGTGCGCAGGCGGCCGGCCGGGCCCCCGAGCAGGCCGCCGAGGCCCCGGACACCGCGCCCGCCAGGGCCGCCGCCCAGCAGGTCCTCGCCGCGGGCGAGGCCGACCAGGCATCCCGCGGCGACGCCCGCGCTCCGCTCTCCGGCACCCAGCCCGCCGGCCCGGCGGGCGGGACGGCGCTCGCCGCTCCGGCCCCGGCGCCGGAGCCCGAGCTCCCGAAGGTCGTCCTCCCGGTCGCCCAGCGCGGGCTCGGCGAGATGTTCGGTGCGTCCGGCACGCACTGGGCGGCCCGCCACACCGGCATCGACTTCCCCGTCGACGGCGGCACCCAGGTCATGGCGGTCACGGACGGCGTCATCCGCACGCAGTGGAACCCGTCGTACGGCTACATGTCGATACTGAAGATGGCCGACGGCACCGAGGCCTGGTACTGCCATCTGCGGTCGTACAAGATCCGCAAGGGGACCGTGAAGGCGGGCGACGTCATCGCCTTCGTCGGCAGCAGCGGCAACAGCACCGGCCCGCACCTGCACTTCGAGATCCGCCCGGCCGGCGGCGGCGCCCCCGTCGACCCACTGCCGTGGTTCCTCGCCCAGGGCGTCGACCCCCGCTGA
- a CDS encoding DUF5682 family protein, translating into MSAEVTLLGVRHHGPGSARAVAAALEQLRPDAVLIEGPPEADPIVGLAAEKDMVPPVALLAHVVDDPARAAFWPYAEFSPEWVAIRYGLDAGVPVRFIDLPAAYGLAEEREQPEQGEQPERAADPIGMLAEAAGSDDPERWWEDVIEHRSPGTDALAPFAAVAEAMAALREDVAPGGAVRRDDLREAYMRQQIRAAKRAGHRRIAVVCGAFHVPALAVLPTVAHDRAVLAGLPKKVRTDITWVPWTHRRLSQQSGYGAGIVSPGWYHHLFTTTGDPVPLWLTRAADLLRAEDHPVSSAHVIEAVRLARTLAVMRGRPLAGLTETLDAVRSVMCDGSDVALALVHDRLVTGDVLGGVPDGAPAVPLQRDLTRLQRSLRLKPAVEPRELDLDLRKENDAARSRLLHRLRLLGIDWGVPSRSAVTSTGTFRESWRLCWQPEFAVRIAEAAQWGTTVEEAATGRAVGAARAAVELAELTALVETCLLAGLADALPAVMRILADCAALDTDVAQLAGALPALVRALRYGDVRGTDHRALGEVATGLADRICVGLPPACTGLDAAGAEAVSGRLDEVHGAIGLLEPGSGLVDRWAGTLRALARREPVGGPATGVPGLLRGRAVRLLLDDGRLDSEEAGRRMGLVLSAANAPADAAGWVEGFLSGGGALLLHDPRLLGLLDGWLTAVPAAVFTDVLPLLRRTFSALEAGVRTTVGSRVAAGPLGTEPVAAAGTGPELDPARADAALPVVALLLGLPGCPVHPAGPPRIPRQAEGRDT; encoded by the coding sequence ATGAGCGCGGAGGTGACGCTGCTGGGCGTACGGCACCACGGTCCCGGCTCGGCCCGCGCGGTGGCCGCCGCACTGGAGCAGTTGCGGCCGGACGCGGTGCTGATCGAGGGCCCGCCGGAGGCCGATCCGATCGTCGGGCTGGCGGCCGAGAAGGACATGGTGCCACCGGTCGCCCTGCTCGCCCACGTCGTGGACGACCCGGCCAGGGCCGCTTTCTGGCCCTATGCCGAGTTCTCCCCGGAGTGGGTGGCGATCCGGTACGGACTCGACGCCGGTGTACCGGTCCGCTTCATCGACCTCCCGGCGGCCTACGGCCTCGCCGAGGAGCGGGAGCAGCCGGAGCAGGGGGAGCAGCCGGAGCGGGCGGCGGACCCGATCGGGATGCTCGCCGAGGCCGCCGGCAGCGACGACCCGGAGCGCTGGTGGGAGGACGTGATCGAGCACCGCTCGCCCGGTACCGACGCGCTGGCCCCGTTCGCCGCGGTCGCCGAGGCGATGGCGGCGCTGCGCGAGGACGTCGCGCCCGGCGGGGCCGTCCGGCGCGACGACCTGCGGGAGGCGTACATGCGCCAGCAGATCCGGGCCGCCAAGCGGGCCGGGCACCGGCGGATCGCCGTGGTCTGCGGGGCGTTCCACGTCCCGGCGCTGGCCGTGCTGCCGACCGTCGCGCACGACCGGGCGGTGCTGGCCGGCCTGCCGAAGAAGGTGCGCACCGACATCACCTGGGTGCCGTGGACGCACCGCCGGCTCTCCCAGCAGAGCGGTTACGGCGCCGGGATCGTCTCGCCGGGCTGGTACCACCACCTGTTCACCACCACGGGTGATCCGGTGCCGCTCTGGTTGACCAGGGCCGCCGACCTGCTGCGGGCCGAGGACCACCCGGTCTCCTCGGCGCACGTGATCGAGGCCGTCCGGCTGGCCCGGACGCTGGCGGTGATGCGCGGCCGCCCGCTCGCCGGCCTGACCGAGACCCTGGACGCCGTCCGCTCGGTGATGTGCGACGGCTCGGACGTCGCGCTGGCGCTGGTGCACGACCGCCTGGTCACCGGGGACGTCCTCGGTGGGGTGCCGGACGGCGCCCCGGCGGTGCCGTTGCAGCGGGACCTGACCCGGCTGCAGCGCTCGCTGCGGCTGAAGCCGGCGGTCGAGCCGCGGGAGTTGGACCTGGACCTGCGCAAGGAGAACGACGCGGCCCGCTCCCGGCTGCTGCACCGGCTGCGGCTGCTCGGCATCGACTGGGGCGTGCCGAGCCGCTCCGCCGTCACCTCGACGGGCACCTTCCGGGAGAGCTGGCGGCTCTGCTGGCAGCCCGAGTTCGCCGTCCGGATCGCCGAGGCCGCCCAGTGGGGCACCACCGTCGAGGAGGCGGCGACCGGCCGGGCGGTCGGCGCGGCGCGGGCCGCGGTGGAGCTCGCCGAGCTGACCGCCCTGGTCGAGACCTGCCTGCTGGCCGGGCTGGCCGACGCGCTGCCCGCCGTGATGCGGATCCTCGCCGACTGCGCCGCGCTCGACACCGACGTCGCCCAGCTGGCCGGGGCGCTGCCGGCGCTGGTCCGCGCGCTGCGCTACGGCGACGTCCGCGGCACCGACCACCGTGCGCTCGGTGAGGTCGCGACCGGCCTCGCCGACCGGATCTGCGTCGGGCTGCCGCCCGCCTGCACCGGGCTGGACGCGGCCGGCGCGGAGGCGGTGAGCGGCCGGCTCGACGAGGTGCACGGCGCGATCGGCCTGCTGGAGCCGGGCAGCGGGCTCGTCGACCGGTGGGCCGGGACGCTGCGGGCGCTCGCTCGCCGCGAACCGGTCGGCGGTCCGGCCACGGGCGTGCCCGGCCTGCTGCGCGGGCGCGCCGTCCGGCTGCTGCTGGACGACGGACGGCTCGACTCCGAGGAGGCCGGCCGCCGGATGGGCCTCGTCCTCTCGGCGGCCAACGCCCCGGCGGACGCGGCCGGCTGGGTGGAGGGCTTCCTCAGCGGCGGCGGCGCCCTGCTGCTGCACGATCCCCGGCTGCTCGGCCTGCTCGACGGGTGGCTGACGGCGGTGCCGGCCGCGGTCTTCACCGATGTGCTGCCGCTGCTGCGCCGCACCTTCTCCGCGCTGGAGGCGGGCGTCCGCACCACCGTCGGCAGCAGGGTCGCGGCCGGTCCGCTGGGCACCGAGCCGGTGGCGGCGGCGGGCACGGGCCCCGAGCTGGATCCGGCCCGCGCCGACGCGGCGCTGCCCGTGGTCGCCCTGCTGCTCGGCCTGCCCGGCTGCCCCGTCCACCCCGCGGGGCCGCCGCGGATCCCCCGACAGGCCGAGGGCCGCGACACCTGA
- a CDS encoding cobalamin B12-binding domain-containing protein gives MGVSGPIRVVVAKPGLDGHDRGAKVIARALRDAGMEVIYTGLHQTPEQIVDTAIQEDADGIGLSVLSGAHMTLCARVLELLREREAEDIKVFCGGIIPEEDIVELKAMGVADIFTPGTPTRDVVAWVEANLRAAS, from the coding sequence ATGGGTGTGTCAGGCCCGATCCGTGTGGTGGTCGCCAAGCCCGGGCTCGACGGTCACGACCGCGGCGCCAAGGTCATCGCGCGTGCCCTGCGTGATGCCGGTATGGAGGTCATCTACACCGGCCTGCACCAGACGCCCGAGCAGATCGTCGACACCGCGATCCAGGAGGACGCGGACGGCATCGGGCTGTCGGTCCTGTCCGGGGCGCACATGACGCTCTGCGCGCGGGTGCTGGAGCTGCTGCGGGAGCGCGAGGCGGAGGACATCAAGGTCTTCTGCGGCGGCATCATCCCGGAAGAGGACATCGTCGAGCTCAAGGCGATGGGCGTCGCGGACATCTTCACCCCGGGGACGCCGACCCGGGACGTGGTGGCCTGGGTCGAGGCGAACCTGCGGGCCGCGAGCTGA